A genomic region of Streptomyces sp. NBC_00247 contains the following coding sequences:
- a CDS encoding polysaccharide deacetylase family protein, giving the protein MRTPSVLSPRSLAAGLAAIMTTVTTVAALTTAASPSYAATCNGYVGLTFDDGPSNDHTPAVLNALKQNGLRATMFNEGQFAASYPAQVKAQVDAGMWVGNHSYTHPHLIQQTQAQMDSEVSRTQQAIAAAGGGTPKLFRPPYGETNATLQAVEAKYGLTQVIWDVDSQDWNGASTDAIVQAAGRLTNGQVILMHEWPAATLAAIPRIAQGLAARGLCAGMISPQTGRAVAPDGGTSGGGGGTGGCSATLSAGQQWSDRYNLTVSVTGSANWTVTMNVPSPEKIIATWNIAASYPSAQVLTAKPNGSGNNWGVTIQTNGATTWPTVSCSAG; this is encoded by the coding sequence ATGCGAACCCCCTCGGTGCTCTCGCCACGCTCCCTGGCCGCCGGCCTCGCGGCGATCATGACGACGGTGACCACCGTCGCCGCCCTCACGACAGCCGCCTCCCCGTCGTACGCCGCCACGTGCAACGGCTACGTCGGGCTCACCTTCGACGACGGCCCCTCGAACGACCACACTCCCGCCGTGCTCAACGCCCTCAAGCAGAACGGGCTGCGGGCGACCATGTTCAACGAGGGCCAGTTCGCGGCCTCCTACCCGGCCCAGGTGAAGGCGCAGGTCGACGCCGGTATGTGGGTCGGCAACCACAGCTACACCCACCCGCACCTGATCCAGCAGACCCAGGCACAGATGGACTCGGAGGTCTCCCGGACCCAGCAGGCCATCGCGGCGGCGGGCGGCGGGACTCCGAAACTTTTTCGACCTCCGTACGGTGAGACCAACGCGACGTTGCAGGCCGTCGAGGCCAAGTACGGTCTGACGCAGGTGATCTGGGACGTCGATTCGCAGGACTGGAACGGCGCGAGCACCGACGCGATCGTCCAGGCCGCCGGGCGACTCACCAACGGCCAGGTCATCCTCATGCACGAATGGCCCGCCGCCACCCTCGCGGCGATCCCGCGCATCGCCCAGGGGCTGGCGGCCCGCGGTCTGTGCGCCGGCATGATCTCCCCGCAGACGGGACGCGCCGTGGCACCGGACGGAGGCACCAGCGGCGGCGGGGGCGGCACCGGCGGCTGCTCCGCGACACTCTCCGCGGGCCAGCAGTGGAGCGACCGCTACAACCTCACCGTCTCCGTCACCGGTTCCGCCAACTGGACCGTCACCATGAACGTCCCCTCCCCCGAGAAGATCATCGCGACGTGGAACATCGCGGCGTCCTATCCCAGCGCCCAGGTACTGACCGCCAAGCCCAACGGCAGCGGCAACAACTGGGGGGTGACGATCCAGACCAACGGCGCCACGACCTGGCCCACGGTCTCCTGCAGCGCGGGCTGA
- a CDS encoding LamG-like jellyroll fold domain-containing protein, with amino-acid sequence MRRQLPRRRAALTTLACTAALAMPLGITMVPAAAAAPAGHFASEATAPTFVSENPATLVHGLKGEYYAMSAPGARDFAKLGATALDPQVNFGDLTGTFQSATGQTENTTARWTGQIQAPATGDYTFAASGDNGFRLLIDGVAVIDHWVGDWDVEQTSKPVHLEAGVKHDFKLEMFQDIGGANMFLRWSSPALAKQIIPESAFTPPADYEVYPVALTVAEDGKRLQATFDDKVGNLAAVKDHLVVEADTTPMPVKSVVKASGKGNSLIVTLSEAIQKDQQVKVTYGTEGGLTVGGETVPDISRNAKNLSTKRLTTVWGDKLDRNNPLPEYPRPQQVRSQWKNLNGTWEFAGAAAGEQPVFGKKLGEKITVPFAVESQLSGLERHEDHMFYRKLVTVPKNWKVGKSGKDKRLKLNFGAVDYNATVFVNGKKVAEHTGGYTAFDADITDALKGTGQQEIVVAVTDTTGANQPKGKQSSNPGGIEYTATSGIWQTVWMEPVSTASIDSLTTTPDIDKGRLAVTVNSDDASAGARITAVARDKKGKVVGTVSGPANRELSLPVAKEHLWSPDDPYLYDLDVTLTDGHATDKVGSYFGMRSLKVEKVGGYQKLTLNGKPFFSLAQLDQGFYPDGLYTQPSDDALVFDLKAQKDLGFNAVRKHIKVESPRWYYHADQLGLLVWQDFVSAGINNEAGQQAFVSQAQEEMTQLHNYPSIGGWIVFNEGWGEWDRTATGKLTEAVKAADPSRVVNAHSGVNCCNSKGDSGAGDIIDHHDYGNTDPAFPDATRAAMDGEHGGFTLRTPGHMWPGAPTVIYSGVNDKAALTAKYVENTEKYYLEAAGAELSGSVYTQVTDLEHELNGLWTYDRREAKVDVAAVRAINEKVIAAGAAAGQRDEVKGGAAWNLDENKGTKAADSGPNHAPLTLTGGASWTQGVSGSALKFSGDAQYAQTAGPVVDTTKDYSVSAWVTLDQLPSNYASAVSQDGRRTESPFYLQYGQGAFAFSLPGGNRARAVTTPELGKWYHLVGVRQGDTISIYLDGKLAASAPAGGAGDVSTGPLSVGRAKWNGNPTDFWNGSVDQVQVFDKALGAADVSALYAAHAPKA; translated from the coding sequence ATGAGACGACAACTACCGCGCCGACGTGCGGCTTTGACGACGCTCGCCTGTACGGCGGCGCTGGCGATGCCCCTCGGCATCACCATGGTCCCGGCGGCCGCCGCGGCTCCCGCCGGCCACTTTGCGTCCGAGGCCACGGCGCCGACGTTCGTATCCGAGAACCCGGCCACTCTGGTCCACGGGCTCAAGGGTGAGTACTACGCGATGTCCGCCCCCGGGGCGCGGGACTTCGCCAAGCTCGGCGCCACCGCCCTGGATCCGCAGGTCAACTTCGGGGACCTCACGGGTACTTTCCAGTCGGCCACAGGTCAGACCGAGAACACCACCGCGCGCTGGACTGGCCAGATCCAGGCCCCGGCGACCGGTGACTACACCTTCGCCGCGAGCGGCGACAACGGCTTCCGGCTGCTGATCGACGGCGTTGCGGTCATCGACCACTGGGTGGGTGACTGGGACGTCGAGCAGACGAGCAAGCCGGTTCACCTGGAAGCGGGCGTGAAGCACGACTTCAAGCTGGAGATGTTCCAGGACATCGGCGGCGCCAACATGTTCCTGCGCTGGTCGAGCCCGGCGCTCGCCAAGCAGATCATCCCGGAGTCGGCGTTCACCCCGCCCGCGGACTACGAGGTCTACCCGGTCGCCCTGACCGTCGCCGAGGACGGCAAGCGCCTCCAGGCCACGTTCGACGACAAGGTCGGCAACCTCGCCGCTGTGAAGGACCACCTCGTCGTCGAGGCGGACACCACGCCGATGCCGGTCAAGTCCGTCGTCAAGGCGTCCGGCAAGGGCAACTCGCTCATCGTGACCCTGTCCGAGGCCATCCAGAAGGACCAGCAGGTCAAGGTCACGTACGGCACCGAGGGTGGCCTCACGGTGGGCGGCGAGACCGTCCCCGACATCAGCCGCAACGCCAAGAACCTGTCGACCAAGCGCCTCACCACGGTCTGGGGCGACAAGCTCGACCGCAACAACCCGCTGCCCGAGTACCCCCGGCCGCAGCAGGTCCGCTCCCAGTGGAAGAACCTCAACGGCACCTGGGAGTTCGCCGGTGCCGCCGCGGGCGAGCAGCCCGTCTTCGGCAAGAAGCTCGGCGAGAAGATCACCGTGCCGTTCGCGGTGGAGTCCCAGCTCTCCGGTCTGGAGCGCCACGAGGACCACATGTTCTACCGCAAGCTCGTGACGGTGCCCAAGAACTGGAAGGTGGGCAAGTCCGGCAAGGACAAGCGGCTGAAGCTCAACTTCGGCGCGGTCGACTACAACGCGACCGTCTTCGTGAACGGCAAGAAGGTCGCCGAGCACACCGGCGGCTACACCGCCTTCGACGCTGACATCACCGACGCCCTCAAGGGCACCGGTCAGCAGGAGATCGTGGTGGCCGTCACCGACACCACCGGGGCCAACCAGCCCAAGGGCAAGCAGTCCTCGAACCCCGGCGGCATCGAGTACACGGCCACCTCCGGTATCTGGCAGACCGTCTGGATGGAGCCGGTCTCCACCGCCTCCATCGACTCGCTGACCACCACCCCGGACATCGACAAGGGCCGGCTCGCCGTCACCGTCAACTCCGACGACGCCTCGGCCGGCGCCCGGATCACGGCCGTCGCCCGGGACAAGAAGGGCAAGGTCGTCGGTACGGTCTCCGGTCCCGCCAACCGTGAGCTCAGCCTGCCGGTGGCCAAGGAGCACCTCTGGTCGCCCGACGACCCCTACCTCTACGACCTCGACGTCACGCTGACCGACGGTCACGCCACCGACAAGGTGGGCAGCTACTTCGGTATGCGCTCGCTCAAGGTCGAGAAGGTGGGCGGCTACCAGAAGCTCACCCTCAACGGCAAGCCGTTCTTCTCGCTCGCCCAGCTGGACCAGGGCTTCTACCCCGACGGTCTCTACACCCAGCCCAGCGACGACGCCCTCGTCTTCGACCTGAAGGCGCAGAAGGACCTCGGCTTCAACGCCGTGCGCAAGCACATCAAGGTCGAGTCGCCCCGCTGGTACTACCACGCGGACCAGCTCGGGCTCCTCGTCTGGCAGGACTTCGTCTCCGCCGGCATCAACAACGAGGCCGGCCAGCAGGCCTTCGTCTCCCAGGCACAGGAGGAGATGACCCAGCTGCACAACTACCCCTCCATCGGTGGCTGGATCGTCTTCAACGAGGGCTGGGGCGAGTGGGACCGCACCGCGACCGGCAAGCTCACCGAGGCCGTCAAGGCCGCCGACCCCTCGCGCGTCGTGAACGCCCACAGTGGCGTGAACTGCTGCAACTCGAAGGGTGACTCGGGCGCCGGCGACATCATCGACCACCACGACTACGGCAACACCGACCCCGCCTTCCCGGACGCCACCCGGGCGGCGATGGACGGCGAGCACGGCGGCTTCACCCTGCGCACTCCCGGGCACATGTGGCCGGGCGCACCGACGGTGATCTACAGCGGGGTCAACGACAAGGCCGCACTCACCGCCAAGTACGTCGAGAACACCGAGAAGTACTACCTCGAAGCGGCCGGAGCCGAGCTCTCCGGCTCCGTCTACACCCAGGTCACCGACCTGGAGCACGAGCTGAACGGCCTGTGGACGTACGACCGTCGTGAGGCCAAGGTCGACGTCGCCGCGGTGCGCGCGATCAACGAGAAGGTCATCGCGGCCGGTGCCGCGGCCGGTCAGCGCGACGAGGTCAAGGGCGGAGCCGCCTGGAACCTCGACGAGAACAAGGGCACCAAGGCCGCCGACAGCGGTCCGAACCACGCGCCGCTCACCCTGACCGGTGGCGCCTCGTGGACGCAGGGTGTCTCGGGTTCCGCGCTGAAGTTCTCGGGTGACGCCCAGTACGCGCAGACCGCCGGTCCGGTCGTGGACACCACGAAGGACTACTCGGTCTCCGCGTGGGTCACCCTGGACCAGCTGCCCAGCAACTACGCCTCTGCCGTCAGCCAGGACGGCCGGCGCACCGAGAGCCCGTTCTACCTCCAGTACGGACAGGGCGCGTTCGCCTTCTCCCTGCCGGGCGGCAACCGTGCCCGTGCGGTCACCACCCCCGAACTGGGCAAGTGGTACCACCTGGTGGGTGTGCGCCAGGGCGACACCATCTCGATCTACCTCGACGGCAAGCTCGCCGCTTCCGCCCCGGCCGGCGGCGCGGGTGACGTGAGCACCGGTCCGCTCTCCGTGGGCCGCGCCAAGTGGAACGGCAACCCGACCGACTTCTGGAACGGTTCGGTCGACCAGGTACAGGTCTTCGACAAGGCGCTCGGCGCCGCCGACGTGAGCGCGCTGTACGCCGCTCACGCTCCGAAGGCCTGA